In a single window of the Elaeis guineensis isolate ETL-2024a chromosome 4, EG11, whole genome shotgun sequence genome:
- the LOC105042706 gene encoding small heat shock protein, chloroplastic isoform X1 — protein sequence MASATACAVTNFVPSTRSSSLFSRQNLRPHRLTVSFPVKQPRSSIVASATPENKDGSSVDAHVDPNANKKGAAIERQGRRSTLDISPFGLMDPLSPMRTMRTMRQMLDTMDRIFKDTMSFPGSSRTTVGDIRTPWDIMENENEVKMRFDMPGLSKEVVKVSVEGDMLVIKGEHKEEEGSKGEDSWWRGRSMSSYDSRMLLPENCDRDKVMAELKNGVLLVTIPKTKVERKVIDVQIQ from the exons ATGGCTTCTGCCACCGCGTGCGCCGTCACAAATTTCGTTCCCTCCACTCGCTCCTCCTCCCTGTTTTCCAGGCAAAACTTGAGACCCCATAGGCTAACGGTATCGTTCCCAGTCAAGCAACCCCGTTCCTCCATCGTCGCTTCCGCAACACCTGAAAACAAGGATGGCTCCTCCGTTGACGCGCACGTCGACCCCAACGCCAACAAGAAAGGTGCCGCCATCGAGCGGCAAGGCCGCCGCTCCACTCTCGACATCTCTCCTTTCG GGCTGATGGATCCGCTGTCGCCGATGAGGACGATGAGGACGATGAGGCAGATGCTGGACACGATGGACCGGATCTTCAAGGACACGATGTCGTTCCCGGGATCGAGCCGGACGACGGTGGGGGACATAAGGACGCCGTGGGACATAATGGAGAACGAGAATGAGGTAAAGATGAGGTTCGACATGCCAGGGCTGTCAAAGGAGGTGGTGAAGGTGTCTGTGGAGGGTGACATGCTGGTGATCAAAGGAGAGCACAAGGAGGAGGAGGGAAGTAAAGGAGAGGATTCCTGGTGGAGGGGAAGGAGCATGAGCTCGTACGACAGCCGGATGCTGCTGCCGGAGAACTGCGACAGGGACAAGGTGATGGCTGAGCTGAAGAACGGGGTGCTGCTGGTTACCATCCCCAAGACCAAGGTCGAGCGCAAGGTCATTGACGTTCAGATCCAGTGA
- the LOC105042706 gene encoding small heat shock protein, chloroplastic isoform X2 — MASATACAVTNFVPSTRSSSLFSRQNLRPHRLTVSFPVKQPRSSIVASATPENKDGSSVDAHVDPNANKKGAAIERQGRRSTLDISPFGLMDPLSPMRTMRTMRQMLDTMDRIFKDTMSFPGSSRTTVGDIRTPWDIMENENEVKMRFDMPGLSKEVVKVSVEGDMLVIKGEHKEEEGSKGEDSWWRGRSMSSYDSRMLLPENCDRDKVMAELKNGVLLVTIPKTKVERK; from the exons ATGGCTTCTGCCACCGCGTGCGCCGTCACAAATTTCGTTCCCTCCACTCGCTCCTCCTCCCTGTTTTCCAGGCAAAACTTGAGACCCCATAGGCTAACGGTATCGTTCCCAGTCAAGCAACCCCGTTCCTCCATCGTCGCTTCCGCAACACCTGAAAACAAGGATGGCTCCTCCGTTGACGCGCACGTCGACCCCAACGCCAACAAGAAAGGTGCCGCCATCGAGCGGCAAGGCCGCCGCTCCACTCTCGACATCTCTCCTTTCG GGCTGATGGATCCGCTGTCGCCGATGAGGACGATGAGGACGATGAGGCAGATGCTGGACACGATGGACCGGATCTTCAAGGACACGATGTCGTTCCCGGGATCGAGCCGGACGACGGTGGGGGACATAAGGACGCCGTGGGACATAATGGAGAACGAGAATGAGGTAAAGATGAGGTTCGACATGCCAGGGCTGTCAAAGGAGGTGGTGAAGGTGTCTGTGGAGGGTGACATGCTGGTGATCAAAGGAGAGCACAAGGAGGAGGAGGGAAGTAAAGGAGAGGATTCCTGGTGGAGGGGAAGGAGCATGAGCTCGTACGACAGCCGGATGCTGCTGCCGGAGAACTGCGACAGGGACAAGGTGATGGCTGAGCTGAAGAACGGGGTGCTGCTGGTTACCATCCCCAAGACCAAGGTCGAGCGCAAG TGA